The following coding sequences are from one Pelmatolapia mariae isolate MD_Pm_ZW linkage group LG4, Pm_UMD_F_2, whole genome shotgun sequence window:
- the LOC134625670 gene encoding synaptogyrin-2-like, with translation MNTQCRQVFAIVVFGTISDQGYYSPTSKVNGTCMFNNNECACSYAVGVGVLAFVACVVFPILDVIISKISSATAKNRIVKGDLAFSTAMTFLWFICFCVLLNQWTRTNSEYVMADAARAAIAFSFFSIITWAVLAYVAYGRYNVNLNTS, from the exons ATGAACACCCAGTGTAGACag GTATTCGCCATTGTGGTTTTTGGAACCATCTCAGACCAAGGCTACTATAGCCCCACGAGTAAAGTAAATGGCACCTGCATGTTTAACAACAATGAATGCGCATGCAGCTATGCGGTGGGAGTTGGAGTCCTGGCCTTTGTGGCTTGTGTTGTGTTCCCCATCCTGGACGTCATCATTTCAAAGATCTCTAGTGCCACAGCAAAAAATCGCATTGTCAAAGGAGATCTGGCCTTCTCCA CGGCTATGACCTTCCTGTGGTTCATCTGCTTCTGTGTCTTGCTCAACCAGTGGACCAGAACTAACTCCGAATATGTCATGGCCGATGCTGCCCGAGCTGCCATTGCTTTCTCCTTCTTCTCAATCATCACCTGG GCTGTTTTGGCGTACGTTGCATATGGAAGGTATAATGTAAACCTGAACACCT CATAG
- the syngr2a gene encoding synaptogyrin-2a, which produces MQNSAYGASLAGGAFDLANFLKQPQTILRFLSWIFSIVVFATITAEGYTNTQTKAENQCMFNNNDSACSYGVGVGVLAFLACVLFLMLDAYFPNISNAKERKYIVISDLAFSAAWTFLWFICFCVLTNQWAKTTNIHVVFDAARGVITFSFFSIITWSLLTYFALARYRQGVNEFEQDYRDPANDHNAPYQSSPYSSTSGPSGYQQSPFSNTQETPGAYQPPSY; this is translated from the exons ATGCAGAACAGTGCTTACGGGGCCTCTTTGGCCGGTGGCGCCTTTGATTTAGCGAACTTTCTAAAACAGCCTCAAACTATTTTGCGCTTCCTGAGCTGG ATATTCTCCATCGTGGTTTTTGCAACCATCACAGCCGAAGGCTACACCAACACGCAGACAAAAGCTGAAAACCAATGCATGTtcaacaacaatgacagtgcTTGCAGTTACGGGGTGGGAGTCGGAGTCTTGGCCTTCTTGGCTTGTGTTTTGTTCCTCATGCTAGATGCCTACTTCCCGAACATCAGCAATGCCAAAGAGCGAAAATACATTGTTATAAGCGATCTGGCCTTCTCTG CGGCGTGGACGTTCCTGTGGTTCATCTGCTTCTGCGTCCTGACGAACCAGTGGGCCAAGACGACAAACATACATGTCGTGTTTGATGCTGCCCGAGGTGTCATTACCTTCTCCTTCTTCTCGATCATCACCTGG AGCCTTTTGACCTACTTTGCACTTGCAAGGTATCGCCAAGGAGTGAATGAATTCGAGCAGGACTACAGAGACCCAGCCAATGACCACAATGCTCCTTACCAGAGCAGCCCGTACTCCAGCACCAGCGGGCCCTCTGGCTATCAGCAGTCACCTTTCTCCAACACCCAGGAGACTCCAGGAGCGTATCAGCCTCCATCTTATTGA